The following proteins come from a genomic window of Myroides odoratus DSM 2801:
- a CDS encoding helix-turn-helix domain-containing protein: MSITISKERVKALIEALEELSKGNYTRRLDLKVEHDCFSHAEVLFNILAGDYESKFKYFISLQPTLGYEFVTTSIVKISAQGQILDISLVQDNQKSFDETIYINRNVLDFLEDDQQEKWMKNFLLFLQTPSHKNSFSLQLTVADKKMNGYCGFHYMDKSHDIWMSFALVNPIVQQDPLTTPISLEKLRKMSEEERDKIQKIHALIGNKEYERIYTIEELCQLFDLSKNAFQKGFKLLYNQTFYTYYLNKRMEYAQQLLAYSTLSIQAIAEKCGFSDYSNFFRNFQKVVHLSPAQYRKQNYKGLKIEDYIIK; this comes from the coding sequence ATGTCTATTACAATCAGCAAAGAAAGAGTTAAAGCGTTAATTGAAGCGCTTGAAGAATTATCCAAAGGGAATTATACTAGACGGCTTGACTTGAAAGTGGAGCACGATTGTTTTTCTCATGCTGAAGTGTTGTTCAATATTTTAGCTGGTGATTATGAAAGTAAATTCAAATATTTTATTTCCTTACAGCCTACGTTGGGGTATGAATTTGTGACGACTAGTATTGTCAAGATTAGTGCACAAGGACAAATTTTAGATATTTCACTTGTACAAGATAATCAGAAATCCTTTGACGAAACGATATATATTAATCGCAATGTTCTTGATTTTTTGGAAGATGACCAACAAGAGAAGTGGATGAAGAATTTTTTATTGTTTCTGCAGACGCCTTCCCATAAAAATTCATTTTCCTTGCAGTTGACGGTAGCGGATAAAAAGATGAATGGATATTGTGGTTTTCATTATATGGATAAATCGCATGATATTTGGATGAGTTTCGCTTTGGTGAATCCTATTGTTCAACAAGATCCGTTGACAACGCCTATAAGTTTAGAAAAACTTCGGAAGATGAGTGAAGAGGAACGGGATAAAATTCAGAAAATACACGCCTTAATTGGAAACAAAGAGTATGAAAGAATCTATACGATTGAAGAATTGTGTCAGCTATTTGATTTGAGTAAAAATGCGTTTCAAAAGGGATTTAAATTATTGTACAACCAAACGTTTTATACCTATTATCTAAATAAGCGGATGGAATATGCCCAACAATTACTTGCTTATTCTACCTTGTCTATCCAGGCTATTGCTGAAAAGTGTGGTTTTTCAGATTATTCAAACTTCTTTCGAAACTTTCAAAAGGTTGTACATCTTAGTCCAGCTCAATATCGCAAACAAAACTACAAAGGGTTGAAAATTGAAGATTATATCATCAAGTAA
- a CDS encoding SDR family oxidoreductase has product MQEKEKKQQPPGSEHQMKNYPDHGEYTYKGHALFTGKTVLITGGDSGIGKAIAIAFAREDANVVFVYLSEQEREDAADTLYWIEQAGVKGLAIEMDLKQAENCKKVVHQTISTFGQIDVLINNAAFQKEHKEFKDITLEDWKTTYETNVNALFYMTKYSLEHIPKGGSIIHTTSVNVYDPNPSLLAYASTKAAIQNMTASMSKMFLEQGKEIRVNAVAPGPVWTPLIPTTLSNVDTFGQNTPIERPAQPKEIAPAYIFLASEDATYVSGAIIAVTGGRITL; this is encoded by the coding sequence ATGCAAGAAAAAGAAAAAAAACAGCAGCCTCCTGGAAGTGAGCACCAAATGAAGAATTACCCGGATCACGGAGAGTATACGTATAAAGGACATGCGTTATTTACTGGGAAAACCGTATTGATTACAGGAGGAGATTCTGGAATCGGAAAAGCGATAGCTATTGCTTTTGCACGGGAGGATGCGAATGTCGTATTTGTTTATCTATCCGAGCAAGAACGCGAAGACGCCGCGGATACGCTTTATTGGATTGAACAAGCAGGCGTAAAAGGATTAGCCATTGAAATGGATTTAAAGCAAGCAGAGAATTGTAAAAAGGTAGTGCATCAAACGATTTCAACCTTTGGACAAATTGATGTATTGATTAACAATGCTGCTTTTCAGAAGGAGCATAAAGAGTTTAAGGATATTACTCTAGAGGATTGGAAAACGACTTATGAAACCAATGTAAATGCATTGTTTTATATGACAAAATACAGCTTGGAGCATATTCCTAAAGGGGGGAGTATCATTCATACAACTTCAGTAAATGTGTACGATCCCAATCCAAGTTTATTGGCCTATGCTTCTACAAAAGCAGCGATTCAAAATATGACAGCGAGTATGAGTAAAATGTTTTTGGAACAAGGCAAGGAAATTCGAGTAAATGCCGTTGCTCCAGGTCCGGTTTGGACACCACTAATTCCCACGACACTATCCAATGTCGATACATTTGGGCAAAATACGCCGATAGAACGTCCAGCCCAACCGAAGGAAATCGCACCCGCCTACATCTTTCTAGCCAGTGAAGATGCAACCTATGTTTCAGGTGCTATTATTGCAGTGACAGGAGGACGGATTACGTTATAA